The Maylandia zebra isolate NMK-2024a linkage group LG14, Mzebra_GT3a, whole genome shotgun sequence genome includes the window aaaaaaaaaaagaaaaaagaaaacctgtcatttaaacccattttgcacctCAGACTGTATAAAAGTTGTTAAAACTCTGGAGCACGTAAGTATGAGTGTGTAAAAAAACATGTTAGGCTTGTACTTGAGTTTGCCGAGTCGCCTGGGCTGAGCTTTCTGGGCCTCCTCCTTGGCCTTGCGTCGTTTCTGTCTGATCTGGGTCGTCTCTTCCTGCTGTTTGATCGAGGTCTTTATGGAGCGAAGCTGGAagagctgctgttgctgctcagTCTGTCGCCTCTCTGTCAACCGCTGCTGCTCCTATATTAGGGTTCAAAAGAGAGCCATGAGTGGACTGTGTTACATACACGCATGTTTTATCCCCTTCAGATTTCAGGTTAACTATTTACAAGTGTTGAAGTCATCAGATTACGTTTGAGCTGTTTGTTCTGACTCTTCTTTTGGCTGCCTATTTagggggtcaccacagcagatcacCTGCCTCTCACGccctcctctgtcacactgcCCCTCTGCATATTCATCTGCATTAAATCCATGAATCTCTGGTCATCCTTTGTCCAGTGTATCCACTGTCCCTCTGTACATGTCCAAATGATCTCTGCCTTGCCTCTAACTTTGGCTCCAAATTGCTCAACCTAAGCTGCTTTCTGATGTACTCACGTCTAACCCATCTGTTCTGACTGGTGTGTTTATATCAAGTACTGTTATACTGTTTAAGAGATATTGTATACTTTATAAAAATGATTAATTTGGAGTCTTAGGCAGTgagataaatgtttaaaatgtgagtGGAATGATAATATGGGTAATAGGAGGTGAGCTTGTTAGACTAACTTTAAAACTTCAGTTTCCATtagttttttctactcttggtcCCGTATGGTTTCAGGGAGAGCAGATATTGCCAGCTGCGTCCGTGAGTATTGAAGTCCCACCCACCACTAACTGAACTAAATATTCTTACACAGACATCAGTGTATCCTCCAGTGAAAAATCTTAATACAATAAAATGCAATTAATGAGTTTTCAGTGGAACTTTTTGGCTTTTCACTGTAGGCACACATTCATCAGCCCAATAGTGACTCCATTAGGTGCCCTTAATAAGCCACGACAGTGAGCATGTATACAGAAGGACCACCCAAGTGGAAAGAAGCAGTCCTTAACAAACCCGTCCTTTACCAACAGTGGCAAATCAAAATGTGTGCTGTGAAAATCATTGCACTTTGGGTTTTGTGCAATCTTTTTGCAGATGTATGAAGGCTTCTTAGGGTCAGGGTCACTGTAATTTGGGATGTTTTAAACCTTGTAGCCGTACCTTCATTTTTTCtgccttctctctctttctctgtctttcagTCTTCTTGTCGGCCACTGCGATGGCTCCCACTGCCACTTCCTCCCCATCCTCTTTTGGAGcatctttttcttcctcctcttcactctCCTCTACCAAGCCTTCTACCTGCTCACGGAGGATTGTCTCCTGAAAAACGCAATAACGCACAATAGAATTGAAAAAAGTCAAAGACACATTCATCAGCAGCaccaaaaacaaagtgaaagatGAAGGCGAGCTAGAGGAATTGTCAGCTGTACCTCTGTAGCTGTGTCTGCTTTGTTGTAAGCCAGCTGTCTCTCTAGTTTGTCTTCTACCTTCTTCTTTTTCAACTCCACCTCATGGGCTTCCCTGAGCAATTCCTGCATTCAGAAGAGAGAGATGAACATTTGTTAATTACCAGCTGCAGCTTTATAATAATCTAAGTCAGTGGTTGTTAGGCTGGGGCCATAGTTTCAAAGTCACCTTGCTCTAAATACTGTTTCCATTCAAAAATTTGCCTACATAAAAGTTaccatgtttattttttgcacCAAAGAGCACTAATATTAAATTATTAACAGTTATGCAACACTTTAATCTTTTTCGGCAATTACATTTCAATATGTAGGATCAGTAACTACACCCAAAGATGCAGGTTTTTAATTTACCTGGTGGGAGAAAAAGTCTGGGTTGTAGGACCCTCCCGGAGCGATCACCTCTACAGCCGGGAGCACAGACGGCTTCTCGTTCAGCTTCTCTGGACGCTGAAATATCAAAATACCACACTTcaacaaaatcaaacaaatatatttttatacactgATTCGAATCAATTAAAGCCCTCCCCCTATCTTACACGTAAGGGTTCTGAAAAGTTACAGCCTATGCCAAACagttaccccccccccccacagaaAACACTGCTGCCAACCCGCTTATCACACTGCTGTAGTCAAGTTATATTATTTATCTACACTGCCATGTAACACACTGCCGTGATGTCAAACCAGTATCTCTGCACACAATGAATGAATGAGCAGCTTCCTCTACTACAACCTTAATACGTTCTGTAATTATATGAAAGCGTGAATACATGGGGTCCATGCACATCTATGCAAATTAACACCAAGCTGAACCTATTCTAACCCCCCAAAATAAGGCAATTAGTAGGTCGTGTAAATGAGCATAATTGGAGCACTTCAGACAGCATGATTAATCTTAGTCAACTGTTATTCTCACCTTGACAAGTTTCTTGCGCGTCTGTTGAAGATACCAGGGTTCGCCCAAATCTTTGGCTGTAATTgaaatttggggggggggggggggggggggttatacaCAGCATTCCAATAAAATGTGTCAAAACTTCCACATTTTCTAAATTAACAACAGATATTGGAAAAATCAAACCACACCCCTGTGCCAGTCTTGCAAGTTGTCAACACAGCTGCAGGGAAAGCAGCTGTTAGACAGCAAAGCAGCATGTTAAAGTATCCCTCCACCTCAGCTGGAACATTTCCTTTGGCTGACCTAAACTGGAACTTCATAATACATGTACAATAACACTGGCATACTGCAATCAACTCTAAACAAGCCAGCACTAAAACCTAcacaggggtgtcgaactccaggcctcgagggccggtgtcccgcAGGTTTTAAATCTCACCCTGAGTCaacacacccgaatcaaatgattagttcattaccaggtttCTGGAGAACTTCCAGACATGttgaggtaatttagccatttaaatcagctgttttgggtcaaggacacatctaatacctacaggacaccggccctcaaggcctgtagttcgacacctgtgaccTACAGCTTCCTCCTCTGGGTTCCCCTAATCACATCAGCTGTTATGGACAAACATTCTGTGCCACAGAAATCTTTAAATGAGTATTCACTCACACGGTGCCCATATCACTGATGGCTACCTGCTCTATGGATACCCAGCTTAATATTAGTCAATAGCTATACCCAAACCTAGaaatgcatgcaaacacatttCAGGTTCATGCTTGCTTATAGCTTATCCTTCACATATAAACTACCAGAATGTAAACAAGATACAGATATCCACAGTTCTGCATGAACCCCGAGTCTCAGAGCCATGTGAAAGTGTTAAATCACTGCTGAATCCATCAAAAATCAATGAAGTGCTCTGGCACCTTTACCCTTGAAGCCATTAACAACTTCTATAAAGTTACAGAAACCAGTGAACCATCAAAATATGTCAGGTGGATCTCGTGCTGTAGATTTGAGTAGAAGCATGAAACAAATAGAACTGTCAGTGACTGCATCACTGGCTGCACCACTGCGAGAAAATCTTAGGcaaaaggttttttgttttttaatctcagAGTAGACAGTAGATATAATCTGATATGTATAAGATGCATCCTCAGGTCCCAGACGACTGTTCACACAACAATCAGCTGAGCTCCATGTTAGTCTTCACATTCCCAAGAAGGAAATACTGGGAGCGCAAGGATGGGATCATCATTGGATGTACATAAATGAACACACAAAACTCACTCTCTTGTCCCCAAATGTCATAAAAATCTCTCTCTGGGTTGTTGTTGGCCTCAGTTTCTGTCTTTTTGCTCGTCCTGTCGACAACGGTTCTATTCAGCAGACGCTTCTTGCTCCGTGGGACCACGCCGTTGGCTGCCAGCTTCTCCGCTCTCTCGGCAGTGCGACGAAGTTTCTTGGCATTTGGCTTCTGGTAGGCCAGCACACTagtgggggggtggggtggaAGAGGAAGCAGAAGAGATGATTATTTGATTACATGCGGAAGAAGGATGCAAAAGAAATGGAAGTGTTAGAGCAGAATCTCCTCTCCTGGTGTGTTTTTATATCCTCAGATCCCAGGACACTGTTCACATAACAGTCTCCTGAGCTCCTGTGAACTGTCTTCACATTCCCATGAAGGAAATACTGGGAGCGCAAGGATGAGATCATCACAGGACACACACAGTCCTCCACATTAAGCCAAATAAATATTCTTAAAACATAGGTTTATATTCTACAAATTGTCTCCTGAatttctaaatgaaggtgtttattattaaggggggaaaaaaatccaaacctacatTGTCCCGCGTGAAAAAGTGACTGCCTCCTTAACCTAATAACTGTTTGGGTCACCcttagcagcaacaactgcaatcaAGTGTTGGGATAACTGGAATTTTGGCCCGCTCATCTTTGCACACTTATAACTGAGCCACACTGGGGGGTTTTCGAGCATAATTGCCTTTCTAAGAtcatgccacagcatctcaattGGGTTCCAgtcaggactttgactaggccaaTCTAaagttgtctttttgttttccttaagCCATTCACAGGTGAAGTCGTCAGTCCACacagtattttcccaaaagtcttgaAGATAAAGATGTTTTCTTGCAAAACTGAGACCACCCTTTATGTTCCTTTtgctcagcagtggttttcatcTTGGAACTCTGCCATACAGCCcttttttgcccagtctctttcttatggtGGAGTCATTGACACTGACTGTAACTAAGGCaggtgaggcctgcagttcttcgGATGCTGTTCTGGAGTTTTTTGTGACCTCTTGGATGAGTCATTGCTGCACTTTTGGAGTCATTTTGACTGACCAGGCACTCCTGTGAAGGAGTTCCATGTTTttgccatttgtggataatggctctcaaCGTGGTTTGCTGGAGTCCCACAGCTTTAGAAAGGGCTTTATAAAATTTTCCAGACTGACAGATCTCAATTACTTTGTCATTTGTTCCTGAATTTCCTTGGCATGATGTCTTTCAAGGATCTTTTGATCTACGCCACAAGCAGGTCCTATTTCAATGATTTCTTGACTGAGAATAGGAgtggcagtaatcaggcctgggtgTGGCTAGAGAAATTGAACACAGCTTTGCAAAGATGCAATACACCAATTTATGTTACAAAAGGAGGGGACAATCACTTTTTCCACATAGGACCATGTAGGTTTTGAATTTCTTTTCCCCCTTAATAATTAACACCTTCAGTTAAAATCTGCATCGTGTTTACGTGCATCATTTTTGTCTAATACttacatttgtttgatgatctaaaacatttaagtgtgataAACAAAAAACTGGAAATCAGACAAACAATTTAAAACAGATTCAAAGGGGGGATGGGGGGGTGTCACACTCAGTGAGTAGGACTATATGCCCAGACCTTGGTCCCAAGGCCCTTTGCTGTGTGTCTTCCCTGACGCTCCCACACTTGTCTACTCTTCACTACTGTGCCACTTAATAAAGGCAAAAATGCCCCCCAAAAAATACTGTTGAAAGACCACAGATTCAAGGATCAGAGAGACTAGGATTACTGACTCTTTAGGCGGTGCAACAAGGGAGTCATGCTGAAGGATCAGGTCTATCCTCAGAGGACGCGATGACTTCCCTTTCCTCTTCTTCCCCTTGACTGGTTCTGCAGCTTCTTCACAGAGGAAACAAAATTTCAGATTTACCAACTTGTTCAGgtgcattttttaaacaaaataatagaaATAAGAGGATAGAAATAAAGTGCTTTAGATGACAGGGAAACAAGTTTACCTTTCTCTTCAACTTTCTTCGGCTGTCCAACATCCAAAAAGAACAAACTGTCATCTGATTTCTCACATAGCAAACCCCTGAAATCCAAAAAGATGCCATTATGTCATACGTATAATTTAAAAGACAGATTTTCAACTACAACAATTATTCAACAGTGTCATGTATGCTGTGGACAGTGGAGAAAAACAAAGTCCATCACAGGGGTTTTTAAGCAGActaaaaaccaccaaagtcAATAACAGTAAACGCTCACATTGCAAGACCACAAACCAACACGTCTGTTTATTTTTGGCCGACAGCAGGTTTGAAACTATCAAGTCATTACAAACCATGATAGTGACGAAATAAAAGTCCCACGACAGAAGCAACTTCATCCTTGTAATGTTTAAAACGGATATGTTCTGAGACCATGATTATTATCAACTGAAAGGTAAACACAGCACATTTTTATCTGCCCAATATAAATCTAGGGGTAAAGGTGAGCAGAAATACTAGTATCAGATATAATAGTTGacaatttctgtttttaattttagacttaaaatacacattttcaacACGTCTCACTGGCTGTTAACTCA containing:
- the nop53 gene encoding ribosome biogenesis protein NOP53, whose product is MAAARRLKRVAISQPGFLTLNPKVTPTDLVSSRRKRVNKNKKKNWNKYSDVQDVEEFLEDVRHQERTTGGLLCEKSDDSLFFLDVGQPKKVEEKEAAEPVKGKKRKGKSSRPLRIDLILQHDSLVAPPKDVLAYQKPNAKKLRRTAERAEKLAANGVVPRSKKRLLNRTVVDRTSKKTETEANNNPERDFYDIWGQETKDLGEPWYLQQTRKKLVKRPEKLNEKPSVLPAVEVIAPGGSYNPDFFSHQELLREAHEVELKKKKVEDKLERQLAYNKADTATEETILREQVEGLVEESEEEEEKDAPKEDGEEVAVGAIAVADKKTERQRKREKAEKMKEQQRLTERRQTEQQQQLFQLRSIKTSIKQQEETTQIRQKRRKAKEEAQKAQPRRLGKLKFQPQDMEVQLSDELAGSLRQLKPEGSVLMDRFKSLQKRNLIEPRERAKFKRRLKVKYVEKRAFKEIS